Below is a genomic region from Gammaproteobacteria bacterium.
GGCACGCGCGCGACGGCCAAGAAGCGTGGGATATCTTGGCGAGCGATCCCCAAATCGACCTGGTTGTCACCGACATCCAAATGCCGAACATGAGCGGCCACGAGCTGTTACGCAAAATTCGTAGCTCCGAGCACCGTTGGCTGCATAGCTTGCCGGTGATCGTTATGACCACCGCCGATGACAAGTCCGAGCGTGATAAGGCATTCGCCAACGGCGCCAACGATTTCATCGTTAAGCCGGTCGATGCCATCGAGCTACAGGCCCGTGTCGGTGTGCACCACAAGCTCGCTCGTACTATTCGCCAATTGGAGGCAAGCCAGCAGCGGTTACAAGAACAAGCGACCACCGATCCGCTGACGCTGCTTAAAAACCGCCGTGCCTTCACCGAAACCGGCACGCGCCACTTCGCGTTGGCGCGCCGCCATGGTCAAGATTTGTCGCTGGTCGTGATCGATATCGATCATTTCAAAAAGGTCAACGATACCTTTGGTCATATGGCCGGTGACGATGCGTTAGTCGGCTTGGCCAACGTGCTGGTGGCGAATTCGCGTACCGAGGACACACCGGCGCGTATCGGTGGCGAAGAGTTTGCGATCCTGCTGCCGAATATCAACCGCCTTGGTGCGGCGCTGTTCGCTGAGCGGTTGCGCGAGACGATCGAGAAGACGCCGTTCTTGGTCGGCGGACAGGCGATGTCGTTGACCGTCAGCGGCGGCGTCTCGTCCTATGGCGCCGACGGCGGCGAGAGCCTAGACGATCTTATCCTCGTTGCCGATAAGCGTCTCTACATCGCCAAACAGAACGGCCGCAATCGTATCGTCGTGCGCGACCTACCGAACGAGTCGACCGCTTAATAACTACCACGATCGCTTTTTAGATCGACGTAACCGCCCGGGCACGTCGGTTCGATTCAAGAATATTATCGCGCTCAGGCGCTTTGCCCGTTCGTATGGCGGTAATCCATTCCTCCGTGCGCATTACCGCTGCAAAAGATGACTGCATCACCACCGTCAACACACGGTGAATTTCTTCGGCGCTGGCCGTGCCGGCGCGATTGGCATACGACAGCGAACCGGTGGCGTCGGCCAATAGCTCCACGGCAAGCCCGGCGTGCACGGCATGTTTTACCGTCGAGTCGTCGCAATGCTGAGTCATGTAACCAACGACCACGAGCGTGTCGATCCGATGCGTGCCGATCCATTCGGCGAGATCGGTGCCGACGAACGCACTCGGAAGTTTTTTCTCAATGTAATGCGTGCGCGGTCGGGCGTTGACGATGTCGTGCAGCTCCCAGCCGGCCGTTCCTCTGGCGAACGCCGGTGATCCGGTCGGTGACGTATGTTGCACGACGACGATCGGAATCGCCGCTGCGTCGGCGGCGTCCATCGCCTTACTGATATTAGACAACGAACGACGAACGTCGGGGAACTCGATGGCTAAATTGCCGGTGACATATTCGTTCTGAACGTCGATAACGACGAGCGCGCGGCGCGGCATATCGATTCTCCTGAGCTTGAGTTGTGACTAGCAAGGATGTTTCGGTGATTCGGCAAGATCCAGCCTTTTGCTGAACAGCACGCGATCCGCGCCGTTACCGTCGTAATCTCCTACGAATGAAATTCCGTCGATCGTTTTTTCACTCGGTTCAATCGAAAAGCCCATGCGCAGATGAAACGATATCGACGCCTTGTTGATCGGTGCGGCAACACAACGAATAACGTTGCGACCGGAGGTTTGCGCGGCGGCGAAGAATCGCTCGTACAGCAAGCGTCCGAGACCTCGTTTTCGAAATTCCGGGTGCGTGCTCACAAAATGTATGTACGCCTCATTCTTGAAAGTTTGCGAAACAAAGCCGACGACGAAGCCGACGATCTCACGCTCGTGCTCGGCGACAAAACTGGTTGGGCGAAAATGAACCAGGAATAATTTCGGCAACATGTCGGCCATGTGACGGCCGCCCCACCAGTCATTAACCACGGAAATCAGAAATGAATAATCCGTCGGCTCGGCGTTACGAATCAGAATATCTTTCATGGTTATCTCCCCACTGAATCCACGCCGACATTATGATCGTCGCCGCTGCTTCGACCAGTGACCCGAATGACATTCACCGATAGAATCGGGTCATTCGCTAACGTGCCGAGCTCGGTCAATGCGCGCCAATACGATTGCCGTTATCGCCTTCAACAATATCTGCCCGTTTCATTTGGCCGTGCCGATCGCCGTTTTCGCCGAGGATCGGTGTGATGCCGGTGTACCGAAGTTCGAATTATTGGTATGCGCCGCGGAAAGAGGCGCATTGCAAACCAGCGGCGGATTTTCGATTAATGTGTCGTACGGTTTGCGCGATTTGGCAAAGGCCAAAACTATCATCGTGCCGAGTTGGCGTAACCCGGATGAGCTCCCACCCGCGGATTTATTGACGGCGTTGCGCAAGGCGCACGCGCGCGGCGCGCGGCTGGTCGGTTTGTGCCTCGGCGCGTTCGTGTTGGCCGCCGCCGGCATTCTCGATCGCCGGCCGGCGACGACGCATTGGTTGTGGGCGCCGGCGTTTGCCAAGCGCTACCCGCAGGTGCAGGTGAAGCCGGACGTGCTGTATGTCGACGACGGCGACGTGCTCACGTCGGCCGGGACCGCCGCCGGTATCGACTGTTGCTTACACTTGCTGCGCCGGCAATACGGCGCCGAGGCGGCGAGCCGTGTGGCCCGGCGCTTAGTAGTGCCGCCGCATCGGCAGGGTGGACAAGCGCAATATATCGAGCAGCCGCTGCCGAAGACGGAAACCATCGATCGGTTTTCGGAGGTACTGACGGGGATGGCAAAGCATTTAGAACGGCCGCACCGCCTGGATGGTCTAGCGAAGCGGGCGTTGATGAGCCGGCGCACGTTCACCCGGCGCTTTCGCCAGGTGACCGGCACGACGGTTGGTAAGTGGCTGCTAAATCAGCGGTTGTCGATGGCGCAACGCTTACTCGAGACCACCGACAAACCGGTCGAGCGCATCGCCCAGCTTGCCGGATTTGGATCGTCGGTATCGCTTCGGCAACGCTTTGCGACGGCATTCAAGATCTCGCCGTCGGCGTATCGTCGCGAATTTCGCGGGAGCTGAAGCGATCGCCGCTACGAGGCGGCGATCGCGCGGTTCGGTTGTTCCTCTTCTTCCTTCAATTGCAGCGCCCACAGATGCGCGTACACGCCGTTAGTGGCGAGCAGTTCGTTGTGGGTACCTCGCTCAGCGATGCGTCCGCCTTCCATGACCAGAATCTGGTGCGCGTCCATGATGGTCGACAGTCGATGGGCGATGACCAGCGTCGTATGTTTGGCGGCGATTTCGCGTAACGCTTCTTGAATAACTTTTTCCGAATGCGAATCGAGCGCCGACGTTGCTTCGTCGAACACGAGAATGCGTGGCCGTTTCAGAATCGTGCGGGCGATGGCAACGCGCTGCTTTTCACCGCCGGATAGTTTCAGGCCACGCTCGCCGACCATCGAGTCGTAGCCTTGTGGCAACGACTCGATGAAGTGATGGATATGGGCGTGCGTGGCCGCTTGGATAATTTCATCACGGCTGGCATCCGGGCGGCCGTAGGCAATGTTGTAGTAGATGCTGTCGTTGAACAGCACCGTGTCCTGCGGAACGATGCCGATGTGCGCCCGCAGGCTCTTCTGGGTGACGCTACGAATGTCTTGACCGTCGATCAGAATGCGGCCGTTGGTAACGTCGTAAAACCGGAACAGCAACCGGGCGAGGGTGGACTTCCCGCCGCCGCTGGAACCGACGACCGCGACCTTCTGGCCCGCCGGGATTTCGAAATTGACGTCGAATAAAATCTGTCGATCGGGCTCGTAGGCGAAGTCGACGTGCTCGAAGCGCACTTCGGCCTCGCGAATCGTCAGCGCCCGTTGATCCGACGGGTCGCACACTTCTGGGTCGCGTCCGAGCAGGCCGAACATGCGCTCCATGTCGGCGAGCGAATGGCGGATCTCGCGATAGACGAAGCCCAGGAAGTTGAGCGGCGTATACAGCTGGATCAAAAAGGCATTGACCAACACCATGTCGCCGAGCGTCATTGTGCCGCGGACCACACCGATGCCAGCGAGCGCCATGAGGATGGTGACGCCGACGGCGATAATCGCGCCTTGACCCATGTTGAGGTATGACAGCGATGTTTGGTTCCGCACCGCCGCCGTTTCCCACAACGTCAGCGTCTCGTCGTAACGTTTGGTCTCGTAGGCTTCGTTGTTGAAGTACTTTACGGTCTCGTAGTTGATGAGGCTGTCGATAGCGCGGGTGTTGGCCTTCGAGTCCATGTCGTTCATGGTACGACGGAACACCATGCGCCACTCGGTCACCCAAAGCGTGAAAATCACGTACACCACGAGCGTGGCGAGCGTGACGATGCCGAACCACGGGTCGTACTTGAAGAACAGAATGCCGGCGACGAAGGCGATCTCGAGGATCGTCGGTAAAATATTGAACAGCATGAAGTTGAGCAGGAAGCGGATGCCGGCGGCGCCGCGTTCGATGTCGCGCGACACGCCGCCGGTTTGGCGTTCGAGGTGAAACCGCAGGCTCAATTGATGGAGATGTTCGAACACCTTCAGCGCTACGCGCCGGATCGAGCGTTGCGTCACTTTGACGAAGACAATGTCGCGTAGCTCGCCGAATACGCCGTTGCCTAAGCGCAGCAAGCCGTAGGCGGCGAACAGAAATACCGGAATCGTCAGCAACGCCTGCGGCTGCTGGAAGGTATCGACGATCTGCTTCAGTACTAACGGCACCGTCACATTCGCGACTTTGGCCGCCGCCAGGAATATCAGCGCCAACAACACGCGCCCGCGGAACTCCATCAGGTACGGCAGCAGGCTGCGGATAGTGAACCAGTCGTCGCGATTACTTGGGGGTTTGCCGTGGTGGCTGAAGCGCACAGGGGTACCGATGTCCGTTGAGTATCAGCTCGAATTCTAGCCGAGCGGCAAGGCGCGCGCGAATCGCGCGTCCGCGGACTTAGGCAACGGTCAGTTCCCGCAGCATACCGTCAGCGAGCCACTGTTTGAGGAAACCGGCGGCATGAGCGGCGACGTTGGCCGGATCGATCCATTCGCACAAGCCTTCGCAGATGGCGGCGAAGCAGTCGCCGCGCAGTAATGCATCGAGCGCGTACGTCTCATCGACCGCGAGCGAGCGGAAGTAGCTGTTGAGATCGTGGCGCCAGATTAGCCAAGCGACCGGCACCTCGGTCTGTTCCGGCGTCGGCAATGCTTCTTGCTTTGTTTCCGCCGCTTTCCAGATGGCCGGCGCGTTCCAATGGAGATCCAGGCGAATGACCGACGCGTGCGCGCGGAACGAGAGGTTGGGCCAGTCGGCCGGCGCGACCGTGCCGACGTCGTCGATCGTCAGCAGCGGATCGTCGCTGGCATCGAATGCCGACGTCAGCGCCCAATCGAACGCTGCCAGCTCCGCCAGCAGCGGCGTCGCTGTGAAGGGCGCGGTGGCGGCGAGAAAGCGCGCCATGTACTGGCCGAAGTAGCGCAGCGAGTAATGCGCCGACGGATACGCTTGTATGTATGCCTCGCCGAGCGCCGCAAAATCGTCGGCGCCGAGGTATGCCTGCAGCGCAACGAAATCGGTTGCCAATGCTTCGAGCAGCCGTAACCGATAAGCCTCGCCGTAAACTTGTAAGCGCTCGGCGGCGGTCATATCGTCGGCGTCACTGATCTTGCTGACGACCGAGCTCGATGCGCCGAGTAAGTATTCTTGAAAATCCTTTTGTAGATCGTGCAGCGCCGGCATGTCTTACAAGATCGCGTGCGTCGAGCGCGCAACGGCTCGATCCCCTCTCCCTTCGGCAGAGGGGATGGGGGTGAGGGAGGTTTGAGATATCGCGGCGATCATTCGCATCCCTCACCCCATCCCTCTCCCGGAGGGAGAGGGGGAAGTGGGTGCGTTGCTGCGCGCCATAATTCCGGCGGCCAGTTGGCGCGCCTGATCGAGCTCAGCCAGCAGCTCAGCCAGTTCGGGGACATTGTCGTCGCGCTCGATCATGGTCGATATCGGACCGAAGCGGCGCACCGCCGTTTCGTACAACGACCATACGTCGTCCACCACCGGCTCGTCGTGCGTGTCGATGATATGAGTTCCAAGATGGCGATGACCGGCGAGATGAAACTGTTGCACGCGCTCGCGCGGTACGCCGTCGAGATACGCCTGCGCATCGAAACCGTGATTGAAGGCACTGACGTAAATATTATTAATATCGAGCAGCATCAAACAGTCGGCACGTTCGACTACGTTCGTCAGAAATTCCCATTCGCTCATGGCCGAATCGCGGTAGCTGACGTAGCTCGATACATTTTCGATCAAGATACGGCGGCCGAGTGTGTCCTGAACTTGGGCGATACGATCGGCCACGTGCGCGATCGCCTCTTCGGTGTAAGGCAGTGGCAGCAAATCGTGCATGTTCTTACCGTGCACACCGGTCCAGCAGAGATGATCGGAAATCCACGCCGGCTCAACCC
It encodes:
- a CDS encoding diguanylate cyclase, encoding MSNRTPAPDELPQLLLVEDSETSATLLHRYLNGRYQVRHARDGQEAWDILASDPQIDLVVTDIQMPNMSGHELLRKIRSSEHRWLHSLPVIVMTTADDKSERDKAFANGANDFIVKPVDAIELQARVGVHHKLARTIRQLEASQQRLQEQATTDPLTLLKNRRAFTETGTRHFALARRHGQDLSLVVIDIDHFKKVNDTFGHMAGDDALVGLANVLVANSRTEDTPARIGGEEFAILLPNINRLGAALFAERLRETIEKTPFLVGGQAMSLTVSGGVSSYGADGGESLDDLILVADKRLYIAKQNGRNRIVVRDLPNESTA
- a CDS encoding cysteine hydrolase produces the protein MPRRALVVIDVQNEYVTGNLAIEFPDVRRSLSNISKAMDAADAAAIPIVVVQHTSPTGSPAFARGTAGWELHDIVNARPRTHYIEKKLPSAFVGTDLAEWIGTHRIDTLVVVGYMTQHCDDSTVKHAVHAGLAVELLADATGSLSYANRAGTASAEEIHRVLTVVMQSSFAAVMRTEEWITAIRTGKAPERDNILESNRRARAVTSI
- a CDS encoding GNAT family N-acetyltransferase: MLIRNAEPTDYSFLISVVNDWWGGRHMADMLPKLFLVHFRPTSFVAEHEREIVGFVVGFVSQTFKNEAYIHFVSTHPEFRKRGLGRLLYERFFAAAQTSGRNVIRCVAAPINKASISFHLRMGFSIEPSEKTIDGISFVGDYDGNGADRVLFSKRLDLAESPKHPC
- a CDS encoding helix-turn-helix domain-containing protein encodes the protein MRANTIAVIAFNNICPFHLAVPIAVFAEDRCDAGVPKFELLVCAAERGALQTSGGFSINVSYGLRDLAKAKTIIVPSWRNPDELPPADLLTALRKAHARGARLVGLCLGAFVLAAAGILDRRPATTHWLWAPAFAKRYPQVQVKPDVLYVDDGDVLTSAGTAAGIDCCLHLLRRQYGAEAASRVARRLVVPPHRQGGQAQYIEQPLPKTETIDRFSEVLTGMAKHLERPHRLDGLAKRALMSRRTFTRRFRQVTGTTVGKWLLNQRLSMAQRLLETTDKPVERIAQLAGFGSSVSLRQRFATAFKISPSAYRREFRGS
- a CDS encoding ABC transporter ATP-binding protein/permease, coding for MEFRGRVLLALIFLAAAKVANVTVPLVLKQIVDTFQQPQALLTIPVFLFAAYGLLRLGNGVFGELRDIVFVKVTQRSIRRVALKVFEHLHQLSLRFHLERQTGGVSRDIERGAAGIRFLLNFMLFNILPTILEIAFVAGILFFKYDPWFGIVTLATLVVYVIFTLWVTEWRMVFRRTMNDMDSKANTRAIDSLINYETVKYFNNEAYETKRYDETLTLWETAAVRNQTSLSYLNMGQGAIIAVGVTILMALAGIGVVRGTMTLGDMVLVNAFLIQLYTPLNFLGFVYREIRHSLADMERMFGLLGRDPEVCDPSDQRALTIREAEVRFEHVDFAYEPDRQILFDVNFEIPAGQKVAVVGSSGGGKSTLARLLFRFYDVTNGRILIDGQDIRSVTQKSLRAHIGIVPQDTVLFNDSIYYNIAYGRPDASRDEIIQAATHAHIHHFIESLPQGYDSMVGERGLKLSGGEKQRVAIARTILKRPRILVFDEATSALDSHSEKVIQEALREIAAKHTTLVIAHRLSTIMDAHQILVMEGGRIAERGTHNELLATNGVYAHLWALQLKEEEEQPNRAIAAS
- a CDS encoding putative DNA-binding domain-containing protein, with amino-acid sequence MPALHDLQKDFQEYLLGASSSVVSKISDADDMTAAERLQVYGEAYRLRLLEALATDFVALQAYLGADDFAALGEAYIQAYPSAHYSLRYFGQYMARFLAATAPFTATPLLAELAAFDWALTSAFDASDDPLLTIDDVGTVAPADWPNLSFRAHASVIRLDLHWNAPAIWKAAETKQEALPTPEQTEVPVAWLIWRHDLNSYFRSLAVDETYALDALLRGDCFAAICEGLCEWIDPANVAAHAAGFLKQWLADGMLRELTVA
- a CDS encoding DUF692 domain-containing protein, with the protein product MVTIATKPPYLGFGLGLRIPHYETILETQPAVDWFEILSENYMVPGGKPLHYLDRIRSRYPLVMHGVSLSIGSTDPLDRNYLRELKALAQRVEPAWISDHLCWTGVHGKNMHDLLPLPYTEEAIAHVADRIAQVQDTLGRRILIENVSSYVSYRDSAMSEWEFLTNVVERADCLMLLDINNIYVSAFNHGFDAQAYLDGVPRERVQQFHLAGHRHLGTHIIDTHDEPVVDDVWSLYETAVRRFGPISTMIERDDNVPELAELLAELDQARQLAAGIMARSNAPTSPSPSGRGMG